One region of Salinirubrum litoreum genomic DNA includes:
- a CDS encoding MBL fold metallo-hydrolase, which produces MATQVTPGLWHVDCTTLDRPNVFLVDDGDLTLIDAGWPADEQTVRAGVRDAGYDLADVDRVLLTHADADHVGTLSRLTPALDAPVFVHRAEAPYVAGEALPPWTARHGIEALHRLYYRRLTLPDLPIHTLADEDTVGGFRVLHTPGHTPGHVAFVHEVLSAVFIGDLAYAVGETLRASGWLTSYDTAQVRASLRSLTARTGPLKHVCPGHGPIPEEGDRRLRALAEG; this is translated from the coding sequence ATGGCGACACAGGTCACGCCGGGACTCTGGCACGTCGACTGCACGACGCTGGATCGTCCGAACGTCTTCCTCGTCGACGACGGCGACCTGACGCTGATCGACGCCGGGTGGCCTGCAGACGAGCAGACCGTCCGGGCCGGTGTCCGCGACGCGGGTTACGACCTCGCCGACGTCGACCGCGTCCTGCTGACGCACGCCGACGCCGACCACGTCGGCACGCTGTCACGGCTCACGCCCGCACTCGACGCACCGGTCTTCGTCCACCGCGCCGAGGCACCCTACGTCGCCGGCGAGGCGCTCCCGCCGTGGACCGCACGCCACGGCATCGAGGCGCTCCACCGACTCTACTACCGGCGACTGACGCTGCCCGACCTGCCGATCCACACGCTCGCCGACGAGGACACTGTCGGCGGCTTCCGGGTTCTGCACACGCCGGGACACACGCCCGGCCACGTCGCGTTCGTCCACGAGGTGCTGTCTGCGGTGTTCATCGGCGATCTGGCCTACGCGGTCGGCGAGACCCTCCGCGCGTCCGGGTGGCTCACCAGCTACGACACCGCGCAGGTGCGGGCGAGCCTTCGGTCGCTGACGGCCCGCACCGGGCCACTGAAGCACGTCTGTCCGGGTCACGGTCCGATCCCCGAGGAGGGCGACCGACGCCTCCGGGCGCTCGCCGAGGGGTGA
- a CDS encoding VOC family protein codes for MNVRTIDHVNLRIPADGVEPAVDFYRDRLGFEIERLDAYRADEQSFFDVRLAPAHVVHLWPTDAFDPPEGEHFDHVALLVDEGIDEIESALEEAGVEVVNRLDAPLGATGEAPAVYVENPFGYRIELKTTVA; via the coding sequence GTGAACGTCAGAACAATCGACCACGTGAACCTCCGCATCCCCGCAGACGGCGTCGAACCCGCCGTCGACTTCTACCGCGACCGACTGGGCTTCGAGATCGAGCGCCTCGACGCCTACCGTGCGGACGAGCAGTCCTTCTTCGACGTGCGTCTCGCGCCCGCCCACGTCGTCCACCTCTGGCCGACCGACGCCTTCGACCCACCCGAGGGGGAGCACTTCGACCACGTCGCACTGCTCGTCGACGAGGGGATCGACGAGATCGAGTCGGCACTCGAGGAGGCCGGTGTCGAGGTCGTGAACCGTCTCGACGCGCCGCTGGGTGCGACCGGAGAGGCACCGGCGGTGTACGTCGAGAACCCCTTCGGCTACCGGATCGAACTGAAGACGACCGTGGCGTGA
- a CDS encoding helix-turn-helix domain-containing protein, with protein sequence MTVVAEFRIPAELFAFEQTLAESPSAVIEIERVAAAKEVLTPYFWVSDCALDTFDAVAREDPSVTNLDRLDVFEQAALYRADWTDRIDAVAFAYTDAGAVIVEATGQHGAWELRMRFDDRESLHVFRDYCDRNEIDFTLLRLYDPDADHVGARHGLTEKQADALTTAWNLGYFETPRRATLADVGEALGVSSQSVSQRLRRAHQTWVETALTVTPPDHEPEASI encoded by the coding sequence ATGACCGTGGTCGCGGAGTTCCGAATCCCGGCAGAGCTGTTCGCGTTCGAGCAGACGCTGGCCGAGAGTCCGAGTGCGGTGATCGAGATCGAACGCGTGGCGGCGGCGAAGGAGGTGTTGACGCCGTACTTCTGGGTCAGCGACTGTGCACTCGACACCTTCGACGCGGTCGCACGCGAGGACCCGTCGGTGACGAACCTCGACCGACTCGACGTCTTCGAGCAGGCCGCGCTGTACCGGGCCGACTGGACCGACCGGATCGACGCGGTCGCCTTCGCGTACACCGACGCCGGCGCGGTGATCGTCGAGGCGACCGGCCAACACGGCGCGTGGGAACTCCGGATGCGGTTCGACGACCGGGAGAGCCTCCACGTGTTCCGTGACTACTGTGACCGGAACGAGATCGACTTCACGCTGCTCCGACTGTACGACCCCGACGCGGACCACGTCGGGGCACGCCACGGTCTCACCGAGAAGCAGGCCGACGCCCTGACCACCGCGTGGAACCTCGGCTACTTCGAGACCCCACGGCGGGCCACCCTCGCCGACGTGGGCGAGGCGCTGGGCGTGTCGAGCCAGTCGGTCTCACAGCGACTCCGGCGGGCACACCAGACGTGGGTCGAGACCGCGCTGACGGTCACGCCGCCGGACCACGAGCCCGAGGCCTCGATATAA
- a CDS encoding PQQ-binding-like beta-propeller repeat protein, whose amino-acid sequence MPSRRDLLAGLAGAGLAGTAGCLAADDPFSAGDDATTDWPMARHDPANTAYAPDAVAPRTGVTERWSRDPDADVRTPAVADGTVFTPGMAGLTALDAATGETLWRYAPGEQAWPAPPTVVDGVVYVTMLDEDSVHAVDAETGDDLWTVTGVAAGDVSPHLYGDPFDDADSPLVVGGEDGLVVGLDPATGEERWRLDVFGRVRRLAHRHTGLYVGTTGGAVYAFSTASGDRPHEWWRTKVDSRVDAIVPADNGVVVSTFGGPLTNLRDGHGGTTDWTAERRHARSPPVKASSWVYSAGWDSVSALRVYDKNLQWRAGGDFGSTAPVAAGDTLYVPSQDTIHAYDLAGGTGGGGLTFGAERWSQTLDADFVQGLAVGDGALFVACEARDGGDSLFRLDPA is encoded by the coding sequence ATGCCCTCCAGACGCGACCTGCTCGCCGGCCTGGCCGGTGCCGGCCTCGCCGGCACTGCCGGCTGTCTCGCAGCCGACGATCCGTTCTCGGCCGGTGACGACGCGACGACCGACTGGCCGATGGCCCGCCACGACCCCGCCAACACCGCCTACGCGCCCGACGCCGTCGCGCCGCGAACCGGCGTCACCGAACGGTGGTCACGGGACCCGGACGCCGACGTGCGGACGCCGGCGGTCGCCGACGGGACCGTCTTCACTCCCGGCATGGCGGGACTCACCGCCCTCGACGCGGCGACCGGCGAGACGCTGTGGCGCTACGCACCGGGCGAACAGGCGTGGCCGGCCCCGCCGACCGTCGTCGACGGCGTCGTCTACGTCACGATGCTCGACGAGGACTCGGTCCACGCGGTCGACGCCGAGACGGGAGACGACCTGTGGACCGTCACGGGTGTCGCCGCCGGCGACGTGAGTCCGCACCTGTACGGCGACCCGTTCGACGACGCCGACTCGCCGCTCGTCGTCGGTGGCGAAGACGGTCTCGTGGTCGGTCTCGACCCCGCGACCGGCGAGGAGCGCTGGCGACTCGACGTGTTCGGGCGCGTCCGGCGACTCGCCCACCGACACACGGGGCTGTACGTCGGCACCACCGGTGGCGCGGTGTACGCCTTCAGCACGGCGAGCGGGGACAGACCCCACGAGTGGTGGCGGACGAAGGTCGACTCGCGGGTCGACGCGATCGTCCCGGCGGACAACGGCGTCGTCGTCAGCACCTTCGGCGGCCCGCTCACGAACCTCCGGGACGGCCACGGCGGGACGACCGACTGGACGGCCGAGCGCCGACACGCCCGGTCGCCGCCGGTGAAGGCGAGTTCGTGGGTCTACAGCGCCGGGTGGGACTCGGTCTCCGCGCTCCGCGTCTACGACAAGAACCTGCAGTGGCGGGCCGGCGGGGACTTCGGGTCGACGGCCCCGGTCGCGGCCGGGGATACGCTGTACGTGCCGAGTCAGGACACGATCCACGCGTACGACCTCGCGGGCGGGACCGGCGGTGGTGGACTCACGTTCGGCGCAGAGCGGTGGTCACAGACGCTCGACGCCGACTTCGTCCAGGGACTCGCGGTCGGTGACGGCGCGCTGTTCGTCGCGTGTGAGGCGAGAGACGGCGGCGACTCGCTGTTCCGACTCGACCCGGCCTGA
- a CDS encoding DUF7344 domain-containing protein has translation MLAFLDGSCRARIDYETILSALHDSTDEPLRTTLHHVHLPKLAHTGVVVWDRDDLWIEPGPNYEAATLFRRRLDTARSQTPGVVSQ, from the coding sequence TTGCTCGCCTTCCTCGACGGGAGTTGTCGCGCCCGGATCGACTACGAGACGATCCTGTCGGCGCTCCACGACAGCACTGACGAACCGTTACGGACGACGCTCCATCACGTCCATCTGCCGAAACTCGCTCACACGGGGGTCGTCGTGTGGGACCGCGACGACCTGTGGATCGAACCGGGCCCGAACTACGAGGCGGCCACGCTGTTCCGCCGCCGACTCGACACCGCCCGGTCGCAGACGCCTGGGGTCGTCTCTCAGTGA